Below is a genomic region from Bacillota bacterium.
TACCTGGATTTTCTACCGGCGGAGAGCATCGTTCACGAGGGTTTGATGCGCCGCTTTGAGGAGGGAAGATTCGGTGGTTGATCGGGTGATTCTTGAGAAACGACTCCTCAAGCTCGAGCGGACCATTCACAAGCTGAGGGGACTGTCCCAGGTCAGTTGGGAACGCTTCATGGAGGGCGAGGGTATCAGGGACCGGGCAGAAAGGAACCTTCAGACAGCTATCCAGGTGTGTATTGACATGGGAAGCCATATCATTGCAGACTCCGGTCATCGCCCTCCATCCAGTTATGCCGATGTCTTCAACGTCCTCAGGGAGGAAGGCCTCCTGGAGGAATCCCTTGCCTCGAGGCTTGAAACTCCCTCATTCACTCCCGGCTATCAAACCCGCCATTTATTCGTAGACAATCCCCGTCAAACTGTTCCGGCACGAACACGTGGTGCCAAAAGAAATCGCTCTCATCACTAACCATGACAACACCGGCACCCTCCGACCCAACTATGTGAACCTACAATTATTGCCTGCGTGGTATGTTTAAAATAACAAAGGACTTTGCTTAGCCATAAAAGAAGAAGGGCTGTAATAGGCTGCCGGTACTAGATGCGTCGAATGGAAATCTGCACGATTTGCCCTCTTCACTTCGAAAGAATTCCCAATCGTATCTCAGAAGGGGTGAACTGCATAAACAAGTGTAACCTCTCGCTAGTGCAAATGGCCCCAACCCTGGGGGATATGCAACGAAACGCCTCCAGGATATCGGAGAGCATCAACACTATTGTCAGACAGCGTCCTGACACCAATCTGGTCGTCTTCCCGGAGCTGGCCCTGACGGGTTACGAGTGCGCAGACCTCTTCCCCCAGATTGCCCGGAGACCCGAAGCCAGCGGGGAAATAGGGCTCATCAGGGAAACCGCCAGGGAAAAGGGCATCTTCGTATTGCTGGGATACGCCGAGAAAGGAGGGGGCGAGCGGGTCCACAATTCGCTGCTTTTGATAGGAAGTGACGGGAACATAGCAGGGAATCACCGAAAGGTTCATCTCCCCCCGGCGGAAAAGGGCGTGTTCACTCAGGGTGATGACTACTGCCTCTGCGAGACACCCCTTGGACGGGTAGGCCTTCTCAACTGCTGGGACGCAGCCTTCCCCGAGGTCTCCCGCCTCTACGCGCTCTCAGAGGCAGACTTCCTGGTGGTAGCAGCTGCCTGGGAGGAACCCTATGATGAACCCTGGGTCCTGTCGGTAAGAAGCCGTGCCCTGGACAATGGGCTGGCGGTGGCCGCCGTAAACCGCGTGGGCAAGGACAAAACCCTTTCCTTCTTCGGGCGGAGTCTCTTTTCCGATGCCATGGGCAAAGTGCTTCAGGAGGCGCCCGCGGGGAAGGAGTGTGTAATCCACCAGTCTCTGGATTTGGACTCTTACAGGAAACAGCGAGAGACCTTTTCTTCACAGGTTCTCGAGCTCAGAAGCGATACATACAAACTGGAGCGTGTGATCACCAGAAAAGCCTGAAGGGAGGTAACCACATTGGAGAGTCTGGAAGCCAAACTAAAGGGCAAGACCGGCATGGGAGAAAAAGAGGAAAAGGAACTCATAGAACGCATCGGCCTTCTGGAAGAGGAGATGTCCGCCAAGGGCAGGGTCGTTGAGGGCTTAAGCAGCACTGACTGGGTGCTTATGGGTGCCTTTTCCCTCGCTTCGCTAGTGTTGGTCCAAGTACTAAAGTCCGTAATCGTGTAAGTCTGTCGCAAAGGAGGCGTAAACAATGGCAAGCAAAGGAGAATCTACTGTCAATCGCGAGGCAATATTTGGTCTGTTGCCAGTAACACCCAAGGAACGGGAATTCACCTTCTACGACTTCGCCAATGTCAATGTGGGACTGGCCATCGCCACTTGGTGCTTCCTGATCGGCGGCACCATGGCATTCTTCGTGAACCTCACCGATGGTCTCCTGGCCGCACTCTTAGGCAATACCGTAGCGGTTATCATCATGGCTGCCGCAACGACCCTGCCATCGTGCAAGTACGGCCTGGAACAGTACACGGCACTGCGCAGCGTTTTCGGCACGCTGGGAACGAAAGTGGTATTCCTCGTTGTCGTACTTATTGTAGAATTCCTATGGGCAGCCATTCTTGCGGTGATGTTCGGAAAGGCCATGCAGAATGTCTATGTGGGGTTGACTGGATCAACTGAGGCAGGGCAAGTTCTGCTGATAGGGTTTGCGGTGCTAGCCATCTTGGTAAGCTGGTTCGTGGTTTGGAAGGGACCGGCCACAATCAGGTCCTTGAACAAGATAATTGCCCCGGGCCTGGCAATTATGATGGGCATCATGATCTACCTTATGGTAAGGGAATTCGGCGCCGGGGGGCTTTTGGCTGCACCCCCACTGGATCCCCATCCTAACCGCTGGTGGAACTTCATGATCGCCTTTGAGCTGAACCTGGGAGCCGGTTTCTCATGGTGGCCCATAATGGGAGGCCTGGCGCGGCTTACCAAGAACGAACGCGCAGCCTTCTGGCCTAACATGATCGGCATTAACCTGGCCGCCGTGGTCGGCACCATGGTGGGATTGGCCGCCGCCATCACCATTGGAACAAGCGATCCTACGCAGTGGATGATCCCCCTGGGAGGAGCAATCTTCGGCATCCTGGCGCTGGTCTTCGTTGCCTTCGCCAATGTGACATCCATTATGTCGCTGGCCTACGCCACTTGCCTGGCTATGAAGCAGGTCAAGGCCTTCCTGCTGATGGACTGGGGCAAGCTGACAGCGGTGTTCTTCCTCCCGGCAGCGGCCATCGTGTTCTTCCCCAATACGGTGTATGAGGGGTTCGGCAGTTTCCTGGCTGTATGCGCCACTTTCTTCGGCCCTCTCTCCGGCATTTACTTCGTGGACTACTTCCTCTTGAGGAAGCAAAGGCTCAGCCTGCGAAACATATACGACCTGTCCCCCCAGTCGGGCTACTACTTCTGGGGCGGGATTAACTGGGTTGCAGTGGTAGCCTTTGTGACCTCTATATGGGTCTACTACCTGTTCCTTGACCCCATCACCTTCGAGAGCTCCGATATGTTCCTGCATTTCACGGCTTCCCTGCCGTCAACAGCCTACGCCATGCTGGCTTACTACGTAGTCATGAAGGCTGTGGCAGTACCCAAGAATGTGGGCTTCTATCTGACGCAAGGACGCTAAGCCTCCCATAGAAAACAGCCCCGTTGAACGGAGCTGTTTTCTCCTTTTTTATGTGTGGGCGAGGGGTATTCAGGCTCCCTCGTAGGTCTCCTCGATTACATGGATGAAACTCTCTCTCGTCATCTTCCTGGCATTGCCGGGAGTACCCAGGTTCTGCATGGCCACATCGGCTATGGTATCGAAGTCCTCTGGCCGGATACCTGTATCCTTCAGCTTGTGTATGTCCAGGGAGTTTGCCATCTGCTTGACCGCCGTGACAGCGGCCTGGGCCGCCTCGGTAACCCCCATGTCCCCCGTGGCCACTCCCATGGCCTCGGCGATATCCGCGTAGCGGCGCGGGGCTGCAATAAGATTGTACTGCATCACATAGGGAAGGAAAATGGAATTGGCCACCCCGTGGGGAACATCGTGCAGCCCCCCTATGGCCTCAGCAAGGGAGTGCACGGCGGCCACATCGGAATTAGAAAAGGCTATCCCCGCCAGCAGGCTCCCGAGCATCATGTGTTCCCTGGCCTCCTGGTTATCGCCGTTGGCGTAGGCCGGCATTAGGTGTTCGTATATTAGGGCAATGGCCGGGAGCGCCAAAACATCTGACATGGGGTTGGCCAGAAGCGATGTGTAGGCCTCAATGGCATGGGTTAGAGCGTCCATTCCCGTGGAGGCCGTCAGATGGGAAGGCAATGATAGGGTCAGAAGCGGGTCAACTACGGCAACCGAGGGACAGATGAGCGGGCTGCCAATGGCATCCTTGATATTGCGCTCCCCTGTGGTATTGGTAATGACCGCCCACATGGTTGCCTCACTGCCAGTCCCTGCTGTGGTGGGAACGGTAATCAAGGGCAGGCCCGGCTTCTTGACCTTGTAGAAGCCGAAATAGTCATGGACCTTGCCTGGGTTGGTAAAAAGCATTGAGATGGCCTTGGCTGCATCCATGGGGCTGCCTCCGCCGACAGCGATAATGAGGTCGGCCTCGTGTCTCTTGGCGACCTCCGCTCCTTCGTGGCAAGTTGAATCCCGCGGGTTGGGCTCAACCTTCGAAAACACCTCAACCTTCATTCCTGCCTTCCTGAGGTCCTCAACAATGGGCTCAAGTAGGGGGCTTTTCTCGATGCCGCTGTCAGTCACAACCAAGGGCCTCGAGGCCCCCACAGAGCCTGCTTCATCTGCAAGCCTGCCAACTGCACCCTTGCCAAACTCGATGCGGGTGGGAGAGAAGAAAGTAAAGGCCTGGATGTTCTCCATTTAAGTAACCTCCTCGCAGGTTAAAGCAGTAATGAAGGTAACCCTCAGGGAAGAGGGAATACCTGGGTAGGGCTGTGCCTGGGAGAGAGCCACAACCTCCTGGCAGTGCGACTGCCTACCAAAGACTGCTCCCCCAGGGAGATGCCCTGCCGCCAGACGATCGAAAGGGCGTAGTGCACAAAGCACCGATTCCACGAGGCCATCGCGGCGGCTTGGGTTGCCCGAGTTCCCTGAAGGAGTGAGATCGATGCGACCAACACGACATATGTCTTCTAGAGGACGAGTCAAATAACGCCCAGTTTGTAGCCGTGCCAATTCCCCTGAGGGCTTGGATGAACTTGCTAGGCCTCTTGGCCGAAGGCTACGCCGTTTACACTGTCAAACCCAAGATTGTTGACCGCTACAGAGACCCGTTACACGCCTTCTGGCTCCAAGGATGACAGTAAGATCCTTGGTCTTGGCAAGTATCCTCAAGACCGATAGGGCTCGGCATAGGCCTGTGCGGGCCGATAGTGAACATTTACGACAACTACGCTTTCTATGCCAGGACCGCCAAGGTTTGGTGCATAGCAAGACCATGCTGATAAACCAACTCACCGCCTGCCTAAAGGCCTACTACCCCAGAGCTCGAGAACTTGGTAAAATCTCATCCTGACAGTGAGATGTTCCTCACTATCATCGAGCATATCCGTGCTGTTGAGCTGGATCCCTGGAATGTGCTACATCGCCGCGGAAACCTCCCAGAACCTTTTCGTGGCACAACGCATTGGCCAATACCTGGATTAGAATAAGGGCGTCTTGGGTTTTGCTGGTCTTGCCTGTTCCCTTTGCTCGCGCTCCTGCCCTTGTCGGTAAGGACCTCGTTCACAGCAACCGGCCAGCATTTAGATTTAGCTTCACTTTGATACCTGGAGATCCCTTTGTTGATAATTACAAATTGAAGGGTTTGCCCTTCCAGGGGTGGCGCCTTTGGCCTGGCGCCTGCAGCATCTCACCTTGCTAGGTAATTAAGGTGGGGATTTTTCTTGGCCGAAAATAGGGAATTCCTAATGGCCAAGGAAGTCTGCTCGGGTGTACGCCAGATCCCTGTTTGTGAGTGAAACCCAGGCAGCCTGATCGGGACAACATTGCCCAGGTCTCCATGCGTAGGCAGCCTGGACCACGAACACCCCGGACGTGACAGGTTATCCTGAGGGTCCTGTCCAGTCCATGGAAGGCAAGAACGCTATCTTGCTGATGCCTCAAACCAGCCGGCCGCCGGCTGAATACTAACGCGCTTTTCCTTACTCGAACAACTCACCAAGGGTTATGCCCATGAGACCTCCTCATCTACATGTTCGTACTCTTCCACTAGGTCACTCACATTGAGAATGGGATCCTCGTTGTACTGCAGGAGATGATCCAGCCACTGTATACCCGCGCGTATCCGAGTCCTGAGCTTCGTGTCCCGGGCTGGGAAGACCTCAAGGATTCGTTCCAGCAGTTCTCTGCCGTTAAGTGGTGGGGTCCAACCGTAAGCCTTTGAATGGGCGGAGACTATCTGTTCCATGACGCCGGCGAGTTGTTCCTCTGACAGGGGCAACAGCGCCTCAGCCTCAACCATCTTGTCAAGGACCTCATCAGTGTGCTGGGCTTCCTCCACTAATCCCCGGGTTCTCAGCCACTCAGACGCCATCGCGCTATCATTCAGGCGGTCCAGGACATCGGGGAAAAAGCTCGTGGCTACTGTGAAAACGCTCAGGGTACTCGCCAGGCCACCCTTGGGAGAAAGGAACCTATTGATGTTAGCATAGGACCTTGCCCGGGCACCAGCGCCCAGTTTCCCAATTAGTTCCGCTTCGTCTATAAGCAGCACCCACCCCCTGTACCCCCTTAACCGGGCCAGTGCATCCACCATGCGAAAGTAATCCCAGGTATCAGAGGAGGCCGTGAACCTGCTTAGTTTCAGTGTTTCGTGGAAGTTGAGTCTGTGAATTGCCTTGAGATCCTGCGCCCTCATGAATTCCCCAGCCAAGTCTTGATAGAGCCCGTAAGAGGCATCGGTGTATTGACCCTCTATGTAGTTCCGGAGCACCGCGGCTATCTTAGGGTGAAGGTTTGACTCAGCAAAACCTAGGATTTCCCCTGCCTCCTGGCTGCCGCCACGCACATCGGAGATCAGTTGTTCGATGCCGGGCTGGCTCGAACCGGGCAAGTAGGTTCCGGCTATAACCTTGGGATAAACCCTGTAAAACTTGTCAAAGGGTGTCTCCTTACTCAATATGATGAGGCTGACTACACACTCTTCTCTCAGTGCCATATCCCAGATGGCATGCAACAGGTGGGTCTTACCTTCTCCATAATTGGCTTTGACGAAGATGGCTTGGCTGCCACGGGACCTCAGGCTCTGTATCTCATCACGCACCTTTTCCAGGAGCCGCTCCCTACCCATGGGAAAACGACTGGCCACGCGGCGGGAAGGTACTCCCGATCGAAAGCTCTCAATGATGAGCCTCTGCTCTTGCTGGTCCTTCATGGCTGCTGCCTCCTTGTCTTATCCAGCACCATACTCATAGTCATGCGTACGGGGGAAACGCTGCCCGCTGGGTCGATGCCACCCAACTCGTCCAGGATCTCACCTCGCAGGGGTGGGGGCGCCCCGACAAGGTCTAGCACATTGCTGGCGATCTGGGCAAGGCATGCCCGGCCACTTTGTTGCCAGGCGTGGTCGAGGTCTATCAAGTCGGCAAATCTGTTGAACTTCTCGGAACGCACCTCGTTCTGCAGTCGCATCCAAAGGGCCTCATATGAACGGATCCCCCTGGACTGGTCCTCCACAATCTCCCTGCGTCCGGAGAGAATCAGGAAAAAGCCTCTCACGCTGTCCACTTCATCCACTACCTGTCGCAGGCTCTCATAGAACTCATCCCTCTTGGTGCGGGTATACTTTGCGCCGTGTTCAGGGTGCTTTTCCGTGACCTGGTGGACGTCATCAATTGCCAAGAGAACCCCCTTAACGTTCGCCTTCGGCAGGAAGTGAAGCAAGGACCTGAACACCAACCGCGCACTGTAGCGATCGATGGCCTTCCGAATACCAATCGTGTTGCGTTCGCGAGCCGGGACATAATCGCCCTTGAGCCACCTGTCCAAGGTGGAGCGCACCTCGGCGCCAAGGGAATGGACACCTAAATCGTCGCTGGCAAGGAGGAGTATGGCCGTGGCAAGAGACCGGTCCATGTCCAAGTCGCCGAAGAGGTCTTCCGCGAGTCTATCCTTGATCTCCCTGCGAACAACGGAGCCCTCCCTCCCATGAGATACAGCCCATTCCAGAAAGGCCACGTCATGCCTGTCATAGGCATACCCCAGCCTGCTCAGGAGGGCACCCGTATAGTGTCTAATCAGGGTCCCGGTATTGACACCCTTCATGATCTGGCGGTAGATCTGGTCAAAGGAGAACAACGGCATTTCCTGGGCGCTCACTACCTGGGCCATGTACCCCCGGTTTCTGGCCTGGGAGGCGAGGTACCTGATGAAGTGAGACTTCCCACAACCCTTTCGCCCGGTGATGAGCTTGAGCTTGGAGCCTCCCTCAGCCAGGTAGGTATCGAGGTAGCGATCACACAGAAACCTTGCCTGCCCCAGAGGGTCCACGAAGGTTTTGTGGAGCAGATCAGCATCATCCGGGGGTCCGTCTGGAGACAGGGCCAGAAGAAGGGTATTCACTTTTCATCCACCTCTTGTACCTCCAGATAGCCGAGGTATTCGGTGCCGGTATGACTGGGCACCGCCATTGCGTTCGCGGCCGAGCGCACATTGCCAAAGATCAAGCGCCTGTTGTTCCAGACTAGGTTGGAACTGTCTCTTAGGCGATACAGGTCGAAGGCGAAGAGCCGTTCTGAATACCCTGAACGCCCTTTAAGCAGGGTAAGCACTTGGTATATCCTCTTTAGGCGAACCTGCCTCATCGGGCGACCCTTGGTTTGAACGCTCTCAGAGACCAGGAGATCGTAGGCCCTGAGGAGGGCAGACATGAACTGGCCCTCGTTCAACCGGCTCCTCATGAGCCTATCCAGTTCTCTCCGTATAGTGGAAGCCAGTGACACGGGGTCTAGGGCCCGGTTCACCCTGTTGTTCAAGAGGACCTGCTCCTCAGCCAGGGATATGCGGATTTCGAAGGGAAACACTTCGTAGCTGGGGAAGATACCTTCAACACGAAGATCCAGCCTTTCGCAAGCTGCCTCAAAGACCTGTGCGTAGTCATGCTCTGGAATGTCGGTGAGGTTGAACCTAGAAACCGCATCCTCAAGGGCCTTCATGTGCTCCAGATAAGCAGTGACTGGTGCCTTGGAGGCTGCAAGGTGCCGCCTTAAGGCCGGAAGGTCAAGGACCTCTGAGGCTTGGAGGGCGTTCTTGGCGTTCTTCCCGAGGCTTTGTTGTGCCTTGCGAAGGCAATCCGCGACAGCCCTAATGTATTGCACATCACGCAGCCAGCCGGTGTCACCTGTTGATGGAGCCTTGGTCTCAGGGGCTATTTCCATGATATTACCTCCTCGGCAGATTTCTAGGTTCATCCTCCATAATACATCCCGCGCCTCTTCCGGGAAGGAGGAGGTACTCGTCCTCCTTATGCGCTGTCACTCAGTTCTTGGGTAATTAGCCGGAAACCCTCCCCTTCCCTTTAAGAGGTTTCTCTCCACCGGCAATCCGGCCATTCACTGCAAGCCAGGAACGTGCCGTAGCGGGAGGACTTGAGACATACCCTTCCGCCGCAATCCGGACATCTTAGATCCATGTCCTTTAGGAATTTGACCACAACTGACCTTGGAATGCTGACCGTACGGTGCCGTTCACTTGCGTGGGACGGGCAGCCAAAGAAGGGGCCGTACTTGCCCCATATTAACCTCATGGGCCGGCCGCAATCGAGGCATGTGGGTGTGGGGCGGCTTTCAGACAGGTATTGGCAAAGGTAAACCAGGAAGGCGTGCTTGGCCTGACTGTTCAGTTGTTCTCGAAGAAGCGCTGCTCCGGTGAGCTCCACAAGTCTTCGCACGATGGGAGGACTGGAGAGCCGTATCATCTGTTCGGCCGAGTAGCCGTGGGAAAGTGGGCTGAGGTTGCCGAAGTAGGCCACGTCCCTGTCAATGAAAGCCATCCTCTGGTGGAGATTCGAGCGGCACACGATACTCAACCCCTCGATCGATGAGGCCTCCGACAACAATTGGCGAGTCTTCCCATCTGCTGGGGAGGGCTCCCTCGTGACGATCATCACCCTGGCACCCTTCTCACACAGGCATTGAAAGCCCTTGAGCGCTTCACGGAAACGCTTCTCGCGAATATACGGGCTATAGAGGATGACCTGGCTTCTTGCCCGTCGCATGTCCTCCGCCAAGAGGGCATGGAAGGCGTTACTGTCACAGACAAGGATGTCATGAGGTCTCAGGGGATCAGCGCCGGTGGGGCTGCCCGAGTTGGCCTTGATCACCTCCCTGGAATCAAGGAACCTGTATGGGTCAGGGTAGTCCAGCAGGGTTCTAAGACTGTCATCCTTACCAGTCCTTGCCTCCAGATGAGCTCGGTCCCCTACTATCACCAGTTTGCCCTTGGCACGGGTGCAGGCCACGTTCAGCAGGCGCATTGCGTTACTGCCAAAGCCGCCCTTCAGGAGCCTCCCTATCCTATAGGGGAAGTCATCCACTATGTCAAAGATAATGAAGTGTTTCTCGGCCCCCTGGAAACGATGCACCGTCGCAATTTCTACCTGGCTGGAGTCAAGCCCGTACTCCTCCGCCAGTGCATGCAGCAACCGGGCCTGTGCCCTGTAGGGCGTTATGACTCCAACTTCTCCACTTCCGTTCACGGTGATCTCTCTTGCCAGTAGGATGCTGACCAGGGCACTATAGAGATTGTACCGTGAATAGCCGGGCTCTGAACGGGCACACCAGCAGCCAGCCATGGAGGTGTCGCAGAACACCAAGGCGTGGTCAGGCTTTGGGTAACTCCGGGTCGCGGCCATGTATTCGTGTGGTTTGGCCTTGTGCTCCAGGTTATTATCTTTATAGGCCAGCCGGTTGGCCAGGTTGCCTATGGCGGGGTGCATTCTGTGTTGCTCAGTGAGGATGGAAAGACGTGGGTCATGGACAACCTTTCCGCTGGCATCAACCAGACCTGCCTGTTCAAAGATATCCCTGGTCATCCACTTGCTGCCCATGGGGTAGTCTCCGGGGTCACTGGCCGCGGCTATGGGTGGTAGTTGGCGGAAGTCACCAGATACGACCACACGCCGGGCCGAACAGCCTGCGGCGAACCATACGTTGGGCAGTGGTGCCATGCTGGCCTCATCAATAATAATGGTGTCAAAGGGAGTCTCGTGGAGCTCTGGCATGATGGCCAGCCGGTAGAGCGTCGCACCTACAACGCGAGCGCCAGCCAGGATGGTCCGGGGGAGAGCCTCCAGATCTAATTCGATCCTGGTGATTGAGCTGGCCAATTCTTCTAAGCTTGCGCGGAGACGGTTGATCTCCCGGCGCATATTGAGGGGGTCCGTTCCCCCACGGCGTTTTGCCAGTGCCATCTTCAAGCGCTGGATTTCCTCGGCCTGCCTGAGGGTTTCGAGCGTGTCATGAGACTCCATCTCGAGGTTCAAACGCTGCTCTGACAGTTCTCTCACCAATCTGTCGGCACTATCCGTCTGCCGCTCTAACCTTATGGCAGGTGCGAAAAACCCCTTGGGCAACCCGCGTTGGCGCGCTCGTTTCAGCCTCTCACACAACCTGTCCCTCTTGGTGAGAGCCTCGATCTCCGCTTCCTTCAACCTCCTGGCCCTGGCTTCCAACTGCACAAGGGTGGTCCTGAGGCGTTGCACCTCCGGTTCCCGTTTTTGGGCCTCCTCTATGTATCTTGCGCTCGATTCGAGGCGGGCTATTTGTCTTGACACCCGCTTTCGCTCGGCTTCGAAAACCGCCTTCTCCTCGCGCAAGGGCCTGGCCTTGTCCTCAATGACAGCCTCCAGGGTGATGCCTGCCACCGAGGGGTCTGGTCTCTGGGGTTCTCCGACCCTGATGACAGTGCCCGGCTCCCGTTCCGTCTCAGGGAGGTATTGGAGCACAGCGAGCACCGCTGCGTCAACCGCCACGTTGGTGTGGGATGTGACGAGCACGCGTTCCCTTCCCTGGAGCAAAGCAGCGAGTTTGCCGATGGTCCTTGTCTTTCCTGTTCCTGGGGGTCCCCAGATGAAGCAAACTTGGCTCGTCTGGCAATTGAGAATGGCCCGTCGCTGGCCTTCATTGAGTCCGTCAAGATGGTCTATGTGAGCGTGAGGAAGGCCGGCATCACACGAGTCTCCCTCTAGGCGAAAGAGGCGAACCGCAAGGTCCTTGTTGGCATGTAGACTGCCAAAGACCGTATCCGCAAGCCGCGACCTCAAGATCTCCAAGAGATAGTACGGGGAGACCAGCAAGGTGCCGCCAGGCACCAATGGGCCAAGATCCTCCTTCAGGCTCAGAATGATTTCCAAGCCCTGCATACCTACGACTACCGTTTGATACTTGAGATCTCCCAGCCGGAGCTGGCCTGGGGTGTCACAGGGTAGTGCGATCTCGGAATCCACGAGGAAGGCGTAGAGATAAGATGTGCCCAAGCGCCCGTGGCGACGGCCATGGCGAAGCACGAGGGGTTCGGTACCGAACTCCTTCTTGACGGCATCGATCTCGTCTTCCAGGGCGGCCATTAGCTGTTGCGTAATAGCTGTAAAGGTATCAGCCATGTGCTTGCTCCCTTGAATCGAAACCGATTGGGGAAAAGGCAGCGAGAAGGTCGAATTCCGTAGTACTCTTCTCGCATTCTCTTAGGAATTCCTTTCGTGGCAGGAAGAAAATGGAGAGGGTAGTGATGTTTCACCGGTAGCGCATTTGTGGCTAGCGACTAGAGGGGAATCAATATGACCGTTTACACTGGTGCAGTGATTGGGCGGTAAATACGGTTCATCTGTAACAGTGGGCTTACAACCTTGGTGGATCTGGTGGTCAGTCAGTGTTGGACTCTTAGGCCGCTGAGTGTCTGAAGGCGGGGCGGTTAAAGAGAGCCTGGGGGCGTGAGGACGACCGTACCTTGGCTTGAAAATAGAGAGGTTTTGTGTAAATGGCTAGTACTACCAACTAAAAGCGGCACCCGATTTCGTCCGATCCTGGGAGAGTAACTGGGTAAAGCTGACCGCGTGTTTCAACTACCCGTGTGAGATCTGCCGGATCATCTATACCACCAACACCATCGAGGGCTATCACCGGCAGCTGCGGAAGGTGACCAATAAGAAGACCGCGTACCTCCGGCAGAACCCCGCCGGGCGCTCGGGTTGCTTTCCAGTACTGCCCTATCCTCCTGGCGAGTAAAGACCCATTTAACACGAAAATTGGCCTATTCTGGGGCGGCTTGACAAGTAGATATGAGCAAGTCGAAAAAGGGCAAAATAATCCAAGCCGATGCCAGATAATGCATCAGCCAGGCGGCTATTCAGCGACCGAACGCTCATGCGGTCTTAGGGTGCTCTGTCACCACCACCAGGCCTATCTTCCTGGCCTCAGCAATTATCCTCTTGACCCGGAATACGTCTTGCTTCAGCTTTGCGACTTCAAAGTGGGCTTCATCGTAATCTTCGTTGTTCTTCAGTAAGTTGCAGATGCTCACGAGGATCTTTCTCGCTAATCCGACCAGGGCTCTTTTTGCACCACGCCGTTGCTGGACCTTCCAATACCAAGAGGATAAATAGCTGTCACGCACTCGAGTGGTGGACCAGGCGACCTCACATAGGATGCGTTTTAGATAGGTGTTACCCTTGGTGGTGCGAGTGGACTTTTTTCCCCTGCACTTTCGTTATTGCCAGGGCTTAAGCCCGCCCAGGAACAAATGCGTTCGAACAAGGGGCAACAGTTGGTTGTGCTCTAAGGCAATCAGGTTAGGTTACACCTCGAGGTTATACCTTCAAAATGGAATCAACCTTTCGTCCCTGATAACCCTAACATAGCAGAAAAAACGGGCCTTTGTGATCAGCCATTTTCATGCTCGGTTGTGCCTAATAGGCATGTGCGGTTACACAAATGATTTGCACTCCCGTGCCGGATACATATAGATCAACATCTGGAACATAGAACAGTACCGTACCAGAAGCTCAATGGTCCACCGAATGGCGTGCTCGGCGCTGTTTGCCGTCCACTTGATTTGCTTGTTATGCACATCATTGATGTGCGACCGGATGGAGCTCGTAGATTCGCTCGTATTTCGCCGCCGCCCCCAGGTCGCCTTGGCGAAGAGCATCCCTCACGTTGTCCAATTTGTGGGCATCTTCAAGGTTGAGATAAGGCGACCAACCGGTGTCGTCTTCCATTGGTTCAACATCAACCTCGGCTACATATCGGTCTTCATGCACATACTTCGATTTCTTGCGCTGTTTCACCGTTACCGCCTCCGAGTAAACGACTGATCCCATCGGCCCGGATCCGGGCAGTAGGCA
It encodes:
- a CDS encoding HepT-like ribonuclease domain-containing protein, which gives rise to MVDRVILEKRLLKLERTIHKLRGLSQVSWERFMEGEGIRDRAERNLQTAIQVCIDMGSHIIADSGHRPPSSYADVFNVLREEGLLEESLASRLETPSFTPGYQTRHLFVDNPRQTVPARTRGAKRNRSHH
- a CDS encoding BREX system ATP-binding domain-containing protein, producing the protein MKDQQEQRLIIESFRSGVPSRRVASRFPMGRERLLEKVRDEIQSLRSRGSQAIFVKANYGEGKTHLLHAIWDMALREECVVSLIILSKETPFDKFYRVYPKVIAGTYLPGSSQPGIEQLISDVRGGSQEAGEILGFAESNLHPKIAAVLRNYIEGQYTDASYGLYQDLAGEFMRAQDLKAIHRLNFHETLKLSRFTASSDTWDYFRMVDALARLRGYRGWVLLIDEAELIGKLGAGARARSYANINRFLSPKGGLASTLSVFTVATSFFPDVLDRLNDSAMASEWLRTRGLVEEAQHTDEVLDKMVEAEALLPLSEEQLAGVMEQIVSAHSKAYGWTPPLNGRELLERILEVFPARDTKLRTRIRAGIQWLDHLLQYNEDPILNVSDLVEEYEHVDEEVSWA
- a CDS encoding transposase yields the protein MTVRSLVLASILKTDRARHRPVRADSEHLRQLRFLCQDRQGLVHSKTMLINQLTACLKAYYPRARELGKISS
- a CDS encoding cytosine permease, which codes for MASKGESTVNREAIFGLLPVTPKEREFTFYDFANVNVGLAIATWCFLIGGTMAFFVNLTDGLLAALLGNTVAVIIMAAATTLPSCKYGLEQYTALRSVFGTLGTKVVFLVVVLIVEFLWAAILAVMFGKAMQNVYVGLTGSTEAGQVLLIGFAVLAILVSWFVVWKGPATIRSLNKIIAPGLAIMMGIMIYLMVREFGAGGLLAAPPLDPHPNRWWNFMIAFELNLGAGFSWWPIMGGLARLTKNERAAFWPNMIGINLAAVVGTMVGLAAAITIGTSDPTQWMIPLGGAIFGILALVFVAFANVTSIMSLAYATCLAMKQVKAFLLMDWGKLTAVFFLPAAAIVFFPNTVYEGFGSFLAVCATFFGPLSGIYFVDYFLLRKQRLSLRNIYDLSPQSGYYFWGGINWVAVVAFVTSIWVYYLFLDPITFESSDMFLHFTASLPSTAYAMLAYYVVMKAVAVPKNVGFYLTQGR
- a CDS encoding iron-containing alcohol dehydrogenase encodes the protein MENIQAFTFFSPTRIEFGKGAVGRLADEAGSVGASRPLVVTDSGIEKSPLLEPIVEDLRKAGMKVEVFSKVEPNPRDSTCHEGAEVAKRHEADLIIAVGGGSPMDAAKAISMLFTNPGKVHDYFGFYKVKKPGLPLITVPTTAGTGSEATMWAVITNTTGERNIKDAIGSPLICPSVAVVDPLLTLSLPSHLTASTGMDALTHAIEAYTSLLANPMSDVLALPAIALIYEHLMPAYANGDNQEAREHMMLGSLLAGIAFSNSDVAAVHSLAEAIGGLHDVPHGVANSIFLPYVMQYNLIAAPRRYADIAEAMGVATGDMGVTEAAQAAVTAVKQMANSLDIHKLKDTGIRPEDFDTIADVAMQNLGTPGNARKMTRESFIHVIEETYEGA
- a CDS encoding carbon-nitrogen hydrolase family protein, producing MNCINKCNLSLVQMAPTLGDMQRNASRISESINTIVRQRPDTNLVVFPELALTGYECADLFPQIARRPEASGEIGLIRETAREKGIFVLLGYAEKGGGERVHNSLLLIGSDGNIAGNHRKVHLPPAEKGVFTQGDDYCLCETPLGRVGLLNCWDAAFPEVSRLYALSEADFLVVAAAWEEPYDEPWVLSVRSRALDNGLAVAAVNRVGKDKTLSFFGRSLFSDAMGKVLQEAPAGKECVIHQSLDLDSYRKQRETFSSQVLELRSDTYKLERVITRKA